The Hahella sp. HNIBRBA332 genome window below encodes:
- a CDS encoding outer membrane beta-barrel domain-containing protein, with product MENWIKRIFLNDGRRPVASAVLACAMASVGAGQVMAEEVDAESETAVKPLIEPEVTPRRVQEDLIDTEDFEVGVYTGLMSVEDFGVNFVIGARLAYHINEDLFVEANYGVTDTSETSYEKLSGSAKLLKDDERDLTYYNLSLGYNIFPGEIFFGSKYAFNTNFYVVGGLGSTQFAGDDRLTANFGWGFQMLGTDWLSLHLGMRDHIFDTDILGEDKKTHNLEMTTGLSVFF from the coding sequence ATGGAAAATTGGATTAAGCGTATTTTTCTAAACGACGGGCGACGCCCTGTCGCCAGTGCGGTATTGGCGTGTGCGATGGCCTCTGTCGGGGCGGGGCAGGTGATGGCTGAAGAGGTGGATGCTGAGTCTGAAACCGCCGTTAAGCCGCTGATCGAACCGGAGGTGACGCCGCGTCGCGTACAGGAAGACCTGATCGATACAGAGGACTTTGAAGTCGGCGTCTACACCGGCCTGATGAGTGTAGAGGACTTTGGCGTTAACTTCGTGATAGGCGCCCGCTTGGCCTACCATATCAATGAAGATCTGTTTGTTGAGGCCAATTACGGCGTCACCGACACCAGCGAAACCAGCTATGAAAAGCTGAGCGGTTCCGCCAAGTTGTTGAAAGATGACGAACGAGACCTGACCTATTACAACCTTTCTCTCGGATACAACATTTTTCCGGGGGAAATATTCTTTGGCAGCAAGTACGCCTTCAACACCAATTTTTACGTCGTGGGGGGATTGGGCAGCACTCAGTTCGCCGGCGATGATCGCCTGACGGCCAATTTCGGCTGGGGATTCCAAATGTTGGGCACTGACTGGTTGTCCCTGCATCTGGGCATGAGGGACCACATTTTCGATACCGATATCCTGGGCGAGGATAAGAAAACCCATAACCTGGAAATGACGACCGGTCTGTCCGTTTTCTTCTAA
- a CDS encoding TlpA disulfide reductase family protein, whose translation MKNKFFKSVAAFCLMISASILTVSASAAEIKGAAADFTLKSSLGKNLRLQEYRGQVVLINFWASWCGPCRQEMPILEDIYKKYEKFGFTIFAVNVDEDSSLANEFLKDTKVTFPILYDNQNKVSRLYDVKAMPTTVIVDRNGNMRYLHKGYQPGTEDHYVKEVKALIRE comes from the coding sequence ATGAAAAACAAATTCTTTAAAAGTGTGGCGGCGTTTTGCCTGATGATTTCCGCCAGCATTCTCACTGTCAGCGCAAGCGCTGCGGAGATCAAGGGCGCGGCTGCGGACTTTACGCTGAAGAGCTCTCTTGGCAAGAATCTGCGTCTACAGGAATACCGCGGCCAAGTCGTGCTGATCAATTTCTGGGCTTCCTGGTGCGGCCCCTGCCGTCAGGAAATGCCGATACTGGAAGACATCTACAAGAAGTACGAAAAATTCGGCTTCACGATTTTTGCAGTGAACGTGGATGAAGACTCTTCTCTGGCTAACGAATTCCTGAAAGACACCAAAGTCACTTTCCCGATTCTCTACGATAACCAGAACAAGGTCAGCCGCTTGTATGACGTGAAGGCGATGCCGACAACGGTCATCGTGGATAGAAACGGCAACATGCGTTACCTGCACAAAGGATATCAGCCAGGTACCGAAGATCATTACGTTAAAGAAGTCAAAGCGCTGATTCGCGAGTAA
- a CDS encoding DUF4266 domain-containing protein translates to MKKWIFLLLAPMLLGGCSSLEPWVMPYERNNLADPIMSFGRIGIAGSYMHHVYQAREGARGAEGGAGGGCGCN, encoded by the coding sequence ATGAAAAAGTGGATATTCCTGCTGCTGGCTCCCATGCTTTTGGGGGGCTGTAGCAGTCTCGAACCCTGGGTTATGCCTTATGAGCGTAATAACCTCGCCGACCCGATCATGAGCTTTGGCCGTATCGGCATTGCTGGTTCATACATGCATCACGTCTATCAGGCCCGGGAGGGCGCGCGTGGAGCCGAAGGCGGCGCTGGCGGAGGCTGCGGCTGTAACTGA